The following coding sequences are from one Mus pahari chromosome X, PAHARI_EIJ_v1.1, whole genome shotgun sequence window:
- the LOC110313273 gene encoding claudin-34-like gives MLMKKCNQQMGGFALTTVAWLLCCISTGLPQWQVWHYEDPVVLKPTVALVGMWRACIFHTDRNSSNTGVCYQYNYNDPIPLYIRVNQHLLLVSSFLGLFGKITTIIALSNVRMGRVRRNATCNPFRLSGILNIIASSFLYLAVLLNYIAIMSKWRIVFPPSFNLPFQPDTQKMGTAMALAIIAAVFFLLSGTICLSSNLAIGKMPRSKI, from the coding sequence ATGTTAATGAAAAAGTGCAATCAACAAATGGGTGGTTTTGCTTTGACCACTGTGGCCTGGCTACTTTGCTGCATATCCACAGGCCTTCCTCAGTGGCAAGTGTGGCACTATGAAGATCCTGTGGTCCTCAAGCCTACAGTGGCTTTAGTGGGCATGTGGAGAGCCTGCATTTTCCACACTGACAGAAACTCCAGCAACACCGGTGTATGTTACCAATACAACTACAATGACCCCATTCCTTTGTATATTCGAGTAAACCAGCACTTGCTGCTGGTTTCCAGCTTTCTTGGGCTTTTTGGGAAAATCACCACCATTATTGCTCTTTCGAATGTGCGTATGGGAAGAGTACGGAGGAATGCCACCTGCAATCCATTCAGACTTTCAGGCATACTGAACATCATTGCAAGCAGCTTTCTTTACCTTGCTGTTTTGTTAAATTACATCGCCATCATGAGCAAATGGAGGATTGTCTTCCCACCATCTTTCAATTTGCCTTTCCAGCCAGATACTCAGAAGATGGGAACCGCCATGGCTTTGGCAATTATAGCTGCAGTTTTCTTTCTACTAAGTGGCACAATTTGCCTTTCTTCAAATTTAGCCATAGGCAAGATGCCCCGttccaaaatttaa